From one Candidatus Methylomirabilota bacterium genomic stretch:
- a CDS encoding DUF308 domain-containing protein yields MERLVRDWWLMGIRGILALAFGGTVLAWPRADFGAVVFLFGCYAFLDGIVTLAAALRVSGRTLDAWPVALEGLVSVVLGGLVFAWPVV; encoded by the coding sequence ATGGAGCGTTTGGTGCGGGACTGGTGGCTGATGGGGATCCGGGGGATTCTCGCCCTCGCGTTCGGTGGCACCGTGCTCGCGTGGCCACGAGCGGACTTCGGCGCAGTGGTCTTCCTCTTCGGGTGCTATGCGTTCCTCGACGGCATCGTCACATTGGCGGCGGCGCTGCGCGTATCTGGCAGGACACTCGACGCCTGGCCCGTGGCGCTGGAAGGGCTGGTGAGCGTTGTCCTGGGCGGGCTGGTCTTCGCCTGGCCTGTCGTC
- a CDS encoding universal stress protein → MAGPRGFRRVLLGLDGSPHSRRATLLLARLRPPRGGRVTCVRVVEPVRVPSMPLMPGTMRAQVTGQAAALNRSRVSTARSQIDAAVTRLARAGWKARGVVRTGVPLAELLAAARATRADLVVVGARGTGVVTHFLLGSVAEGVVKQSPVPVLVVK, encoded by the coding sequence ATGGCTGGCCCCAGGGGCTTCCGCCGCGTGCTGCTGGGTCTCGACGGCTCTCCTCACTCGCGCCGGGCCACGCTGCTTCTGGCCCGGCTCCGGCCTCCGCGCGGTGGCCGAGTCACCTGCGTGCGCGTGGTGGAGCCTGTGCGAGTCCCGTCGATGCCGCTCATGCCCGGGACGATGCGCGCGCAGGTCACGGGGCAGGCGGCTGCCCTCAATCGCAGCCGCGTCTCAACGGCCCGGAGCCAGATTGACGCTGCGGTGACCCGGCTCGCCCGCGCGGGCTGGAAGGCGCGGGGCGTCGTGCGGACGGGAGTGCCCCTGGCCGAGCTGCTCGCCGCGGCGCGGGCCACACGCGCCGATCTCGTGGTCGTCGGTGCCCGCGGCACCGGCGTCGTGACCCATTTCCTGCTCGGGAGCGTCGCCGAGGGCGTCGTCAAGCAGAGTCCGGTGCCCGTGCTGGTCGTGAAGTGA
- a CDS encoding universal stress protein: protein MKFTEILFPTDFSAESEVAGWVARSLAVESGARLHVLHAVPPVTDPTPPAESLARVAQQLGADLRVQTALVHGAAGRHIVDYARNNGIDLIVLGTHGRTGISHAILGSVAEQVVRRAPCLVLTVPPAQLARAITTPGAAPVLGPDVRPCAVCGNRSDDLICEMCRAPIRGEALEQKREAERPGRRGLPI, encoded by the coding sequence ATGAAATTCACGGAGATCTTGTTTCCCACGGACTTCTCGGCCGAGTCCGAGGTCGCGGGATGGGTTGCGCGGTCACTTGCGGTGGAGTCCGGAGCGCGCCTGCACGTGCTCCACGCGGTGCCGCCCGTCACCGATCCGACGCCGCCCGCCGAAAGCCTCGCGCGAGTCGCTCAGCAGCTGGGGGCCGATCTGCGGGTGCAGACCGCGCTGGTCCATGGCGCCGCCGGGCGCCATATCGTCGACTACGCGCGAAACAACGGAATCGACCTCATCGTGCTAGGCACTCACGGACGCACCGGCATCAGCCACGCGATCCTGGGCAGCGTAGCCGAGCAGGTGGTGAGACGAGCGCCCTGCCTCGTGCTCACCGTTCCGCCCGCGCAGCTCGCCAGAGCCATCACGACCCCGGGCGCGGCGCCCGTGTTAGGCCCCGATGTACGTCCGTGTGCGGTGTGCGGAAACCGCAGCGACGACCTCATCTGCGAGATGTGCCGAGCCCCGATCCGCGGGGAGGCGCTCGAGCAGAAGCGTGAGGCCGAGCGGCCGGGTCGCCGGGGGTTGCCGATATGA